A section of the Oryzias latipes chromosome 10, ASM223467v1 genome encodes:
- the atp1b4 gene encoding protein ATP1B4: MEPSSTEGGAEEKAIKNHPTSPPHKVIRKHGQELEEEQEELAEHQPLEQEDLNFERWKRRPVPERTLHQKIADLKTYLWNAETKEFMGRSGKSWSLILLFYAALYAFLAAMFGGCLFCLMWSISPYHPTYNDRVMPPGMTMAPHLEGHEIAFNASDRKSWKKYARSMDEFLRPYNDGAQDRKNIRCTHDAYFMQDDLEESAERKACQFKRSWLGDCSGLQDPHYGYSQGRPCILLRMNRILGYLPGQGKPINVTCAVKKGPAETLGEIQFFPRSIFDLKYYPYYGKLRHVNYSSPVVAVRFAGVQYDTHIQVQCKLNGKGIINDSQTDRYLGSVTFSLEVGA, encoded by the exons ATGGAGCCCAGTTCCACAGAGGGAGGAGCTGAGGAGAAGGCCATTAAAAATCACCCAACAAGTCCT CCTCACAAAGTGATACGCAAACATGGCCAAGAGctggaggaagagcaggaggagcTGGCTGAGCATCAACCACTAGAGCAGGAAGACCTGAACTTTGAGAGATGGAAGCGCAGGCCGGTTCCCGAGAGGACGCTCCACCAGAAAATAGCTGACTTGAAGACGTACCTGTGGAATGCAGAAACCAAGGAATTCATGGGTCGCTCCGGGAAGAGCTGGA GTCTCATCCTGCTCTTCTATGCTGCACTTTACGCATTCCTTGCAGCCATGTTTGGCGGATGTTTGTTTTGCCTCATGTGGTCCATTAGCCCCTACCATCCCACATACAATGATAGAGTGATGCCACCAG GTATGACGATGGCCCCTCACCTAGAAGGCCATGAAATTGCTTTTAATGCATCTGACCGCAAATCATGGAAGAAATACGCCCGGTCGATGGATGAATTTCTAAGAC CATATAATGACGGTGCACAGGACAGGAAGAATATTCGCTGCACACATGACGCATACTTCATGCAGGACGACTTGGAGGAAAGTGCAGAGCGGAAAGCGTGTCAGTTCAAGAGGTCCTGGTTGGGGGACTGTTCAGGCCTGCAGGACCCACACTATGGCTATTCTCAGGGAAGGCCCTGCATTTTACTTCGAATGAACCGG ATTCTGGGTTACTTACCTGGCCAAGGAAAACCAATAAATGTGACTTGTGCAGTCAAG aaaggGCCAGCAGAAACATTAGGAGAAATTCAATTTTTCCCTAGAAGCATTTTTGACTTGAAGTACTATCCATACTATGGGAAGCTTAGACAT GTGAACTACTCATCCCCGGTGGTGGCTGTGCGTTTTGCAGGAGTGCAGTACGACACTCACATCCAGGTGCAATGCAAACTGAACGGAAAGGGAATCATCAACGATTCGCAGACTGACCGCTACCTGGGAAGCGTGACCTTCTCCCTGGAGGTTGGAGCGTGA